A genomic region of Elusimicrobiota bacterium contains the following coding sequences:
- a CDS encoding membrane dipeptidase, whose protein sequence is MIFLLLILLAPLNLKAATIDLHLHMATDVALPLFFDGRPSEGPAQAQKHTEIFKNQISVKDLRAGNVRLVMATIYAFDVVSHLRGGYLKEIHRQIEAIEKWTEENSETAMIVRSPQDAEAVLSSNEYRLGLILAVEGTHGVTSQAAVDSLYDAGVRMITIAHMSKKSPWAGAADIRYVFFSNCLHKGKPNSKRNPIGLTELGKELLPYAVKKGILIDLAHSSDRTFRDVTAQMPNMPLLFSHEAARELTPCERTVDQAKLDYARKSGSMVGLSFDARRTGGTIADLLEHAKIMVRDGGYGVLALGTDFNGFPPRAQGLATTEGLAEVLSSLEQAGVTGPRQSAENFLNLWRRFLGYSAHIAAR, encoded by the coding sequence ATGATTTTTCTTTTATTGATTCTACTCGCGCCGCTTAACCTAAAAGCCGCGACTATTGATCTGCATTTGCACATGGCCACGGATGTAGCCCTGCCTCTGTTTTTTGACGGACGGCCCTCTGAGGGCCCGGCGCAGGCTCAAAAACATACGGAAATTTTCAAAAATCAAATCAGCGTCAAAGACTTGCGCGCGGGCAATGTCCGGCTAGTCATGGCCACCATTTACGCTTTTGACGTCGTTTCCCATCTGCGGGGCGGTTATTTAAAAGAAATACACCGTCAAATCGAAGCCATTGAAAAATGGACTGAGGAAAACAGCGAAACAGCGATGATTGTGCGTTCGCCTCAAGATGCTGAAGCGGTATTAAGTTCAAATGAATATCGCCTGGGCCTTATTCTGGCCGTCGAAGGAACGCACGGCGTCACGTCCCAGGCCGCGGTGGATTCGCTTTATGATGCCGGCGTGCGCATGATTACCATCGCGCACATGTCGAAAAAAAGCCCCTGGGCAGGCGCTGCGGACATCCGCTATGTCTTTTTTTCCAACTGCCTGCATAAGGGCAAACCTAATTCCAAACGCAATCCTATCGGTCTGACCGAATTGGGCAAAGAACTTTTGCCTTATGCCGTTAAAAAAGGAATTCTCATTGATCTGGCTCATTCGAGTGATCGGACCTTTCGCGATGTAACGGCACAAATGCCCAATATGCCGCTTCTTTTTTCTCATGAAGCAGCCAGGGAGTTGACCCCCTGCGAGCGCACGGTCGATCAAGCGAAACTCGACTATGCGAGAAAATCCGGGTCCATGGTCGGCTTAAGTTTTGATGCTCGACGAACAGGGGGGACGATCGCTGATTTGCTTGAGCACGCCAAAATTATGGTTCGAGACGGCGGTTACGGGGTTTTGGCGCTCGGAACTGATTTTAACGGCTTCCCACCCAGGGCGCAGGGCCTGGCCACGACCGAAGGGCTGGCCGAAGTTCTCTCCTCTCTGGAGCAAGCAGGCGTCACCGGCCCCCGCCAAAGTGCGGAAAACTTTCTTAATCTTTGGCGGCGATTCCTGGGATATTCCGCCCACATTGCGGCCAGATAA
- a CDS encoding FAD-dependent oxidoreductase has protein sequence MNLNIRPTNGKRPVVVIGAGIAGLTAAWELKKKGLDVIVLEETSHIGGRICSVEQNNCTFESGMQFYYSAYREARHLLRETGMQQHLIPAPISGLMTWEGRIGTFEKTKPWLNLLGIKENLSLWAAIAKHAGALAALDIFNFKGDEALDRIDAAEYFKHKCGAKVLELAIRPMTTSYAFVEPEGHSLAMLLKIIKLGAIAKIYAHTQGNDALAKAMSKQLAVIQGRATGVTVRHGQVESVAYRANGREETVETNHVVCAVPPPQAVSLFSSQPELQGAFGRIPYSATIMAHFFLDRAIEGKHWVYVLSRHDGHKAAFAIDCRRRCPPLFPDGKSVIQVSFVNPTATALMAVDDETILKQALNDMKVYLPDLESMIKRTSVIRRPLAVPTYHAGMFGNIRDLETQAARIQGLRLAGDYLRAPLIEGAIRSAKAAAGADQ, from the coding sequence ATGAATTTGAATATTCGACCCACTAACGGGAAACGTCCTGTTGTCGTCATCGGCGCCGGCATCGCAGGGTTGACGGCGGCTTGGGAACTTAAGAAAAAAGGACTGGACGTTATTGTTCTTGAGGAAACGTCGCATATCGGCGGCCGCATCTGCTCCGTTGAGCAAAACAATTGCACATTTGAATCGGGCATGCAGTTTTATTACTCAGCCTATAGAGAGGCGCGGCACTTGCTGCGCGAAACGGGCATGCAACAACATTTAATACCGGCCCCGATCTCTGGTCTCATGACCTGGGAAGGGCGCATCGGAACATTCGAAAAAACAAAACCCTGGTTGAATTTGCTGGGGATCAAGGAAAATCTCTCGCTTTGGGCAGCCATAGCCAAACATGCCGGGGCATTGGCTGCGCTCGATATTTTTAATTTTAAAGGGGACGAAGCGCTTGACCGCATCGACGCGGCCGAATATTTCAAACACAAGTGCGGCGCCAAGGTCTTGGAGTTGGCCATCCGGCCAATGACCACCTCCTATGCATTCGTTGAGCCCGAAGGCCACAGCCTGGCCATGCTGCTTAAAATCATCAAACTGGGCGCTATCGCAAAAATTTACGCCCACACGCAAGGAAACGACGCGTTGGCCAAAGCCATGTCCAAGCAACTGGCGGTCATTCAAGGGCGGGCCACCGGCGTGACCGTGCGCCACGGGCAAGTGGAATCGGTCGCTTACAGAGCCAATGGCCGCGAAGAGACCGTGGAAACAAATCATGTTGTCTGCGCTGTGCCGCCGCCCCAGGCCGTTTCACTATTTTCTTCGCAGCCGGAGCTTCAGGGAGCTTTTGGAAGAATTCCTTATTCCGCGACCATCATGGCTCATTTCTTTCTTGATCGCGCCATTGAGGGCAAGCATTGGGTTTACGTGCTTTCCCGCCACGACGGGCATAAAGCCGCTTTCGCCATTGACTGCAGAAGGCGCTGCCCGCCTCTTTTTCCGGACGGCAAAAGCGTGATTCAGGTATCCTTCGTTAATCCCACGGCAACAGCCTTAATGGCTGTCGACGACGAAACGATTCTCAAGCAGGCGCTTAACGATATGAAGGTCTATTTGCCGGACCTCGAGTCTATGATAAAACGAACCTCGGTCATCAGACGGCCCCTGGCCGTGCCCACCTATCACGCGGGCATGTTCGGAAATATCCGCGATCTTGAAACGCAAGCCGCGCGCATTCAGGGCCTGCGGCTGGCCGGCGACTACCTGCGGGCGCCCCTGATCGAAGGCGCGATTCGTTCCGCCAAGGCTGCTGCCGGCGCGGACCAGTAA